A genomic region of Methanothermobacter sp. CaT2 contains the following coding sequences:
- a CDS encoding LL-diaminopimelate aminotransferase, translating into MMVTVNENYLLLKSSYIFSEINRRVEDFQRKNPDADVIRMGIGDVTRPLPSAVVEAFHRAVDEMAHEETFMGYGPEQGYPFLREAIAENDYASRGVEVSPEEIFISDGAKCDTGNIQEIFGQDNVVAVTDPVYPVYVESNVMAGRAGPADETGRYSGLVYIPCTEENGFIPALPEEKVDLIYLCYPNNPTGTALTEKQLAEWVDYARDSGSIILFDAAYEAYIQEDGIPHSIYEVEGAREVAVEFRSFSKNAGFTGTRCAFTVVPEELEVPDSQGRMHSLKELWNRRQTTKFNGVSYPVQRAAEAVYTPEGQREIRESIDYYMENARIIRESLESAGLRYYGGVNAPYIWIKTPEGMDSWQFFDMLLNEAEVVGTPGSGFGPSGEGYFRLTAFNSLKNTVRAMERISELSF; encoded by the coding sequence ATCATGGTGACAGTAAACGAAAACTACCTGCTACTTAAAAGCAGTTACATATTCTCTGAGATAAACAGGAGAGTGGAGGACTTCCAGAGGAAAAACCCTGACGCCGATGTGATAAGGATGGGTATAGGGGATGTTACAAGGCCCCTCCCCTCCGCGGTGGTGGAGGCCTTCCACAGGGCCGTCGATGAGATGGCTCACGAGGAAACCTTCATGGGATATGGACCTGAACAGGGTTACCCATTCCTCAGGGAGGCCATAGCAGAAAACGATTACGCCTCAAGGGGTGTTGAGGTTTCACCCGAGGAGATATTCATAAGTGACGGTGCAAAGTGTGACACAGGAAACATCCAGGAGATCTTTGGACAGGACAATGTGGTCGCGGTGACAGACCCTGTCTATCCAGTGTACGTGGAGAGCAACGTTATGGCGGGAAGGGCCGGTCCCGCAGATGAGACTGGAAGGTACAGTGGTCTGGTGTACATTCCGTGCACAGAGGAGAACGGATTCATACCAGCACTTCCTGAGGAGAAGGTTGACCTCATATACCTCTGCTACCCCAACAACCCCACAGGAACAGCGCTCACAGAGAAGCAACTCGCAGAGTGGGTTGACTATGCAAGGGACAGTGGCAGCATAATACTATTCGATGCAGCGTACGAGGCCTACATACAGGAGGATGGAATACCCCACAGCATCTATGAGGTGGAGGGTGCAAGGGAGGTTGCAGTTGAGTTCAGGAGCTTCTCAAAGAACGCCGGCTTCACAGGTACAAGGTGCGCCTTCACTGTGGTGCCAGAGGAACTGGAGGTCCCCGACAGTCAGGGGAGGATGCACTCCCTTAAGGAGCTCTGGAACAGGCGCCAGACAACAAAATTCAATGGGGTATCCTACCCTGTGCAGAGGGCCGCCGAGGCGGTCTACACACCTGAGGGCCAGAGGGAGATAAGGGAGTCAATAGACTACTACATGGAGAATGCAAGGATAATAAGGGAGAGCCTTGAAAGTGCCGGTCTGAGGTACTATGGTGGTGTTAACGCACCATACATCTGGATAAAGACACCTGAGGGCATGGATTCGTGGCAGTTCTTTGACATGCTACTCAATGAGGCGGAGGTTGTTGGAACACCAGGGTCTGGCTTTGGACCGAGCGGTGAGGGATACTTCAGGCTAACAGCATTCAACTCCCTTAAAAATACTGTGAGGGCAATGGAAAGGATATCTGAACTCAGCTTCTAG
- a CDS encoding nucleotidyltransferase domain-containing protein, which translates to MNRLELARKFSESLNYPEIEKIILFGSVARGDDREGSDIDIIIISTKKTEIKDKVIRKARDILLSTGVHISVKVISPEEYRLLGDTHFISRIRKEGVVLG; encoded by the coding sequence ATGAACAGACTTGAACTTGCCAGGAAGTTTTCAGAGTCACTGAATTATCCTGAAATAGAAAAAATAATCCTTTTTGGGTCCGTTGCCAGGGGGGATGATAGAGAGGGCTCTGATATAGACATAATCATAATCTCCACAAAAAAAACTGAAATAAAGGATAAGGTCATAAGGAAGGCGCGCGATATACTCCTCAGTACAGGTGTCCATATCTCAGTTAAGGTAATTTCCCCTGAGGAATACAGGCTTCTGGGGGACACCCATTTCATCTCCAGAATAAGGAAAGAGGGTGTGGTGCTTGGGTGA
- the idsA gene encoding short chain isoprenyl diphosphate synthase IdsA yields MTEVLDILRKYSEVADKRIMECISDITPDTLLKASEHLITAGGKKIRPSLALLSCEAVGGNPEDAAGVAAAIELIHTFSLIHDDIMDDDEMRRGEPSVHVIWGEPMAILAGDVLFSKAFEAVIRNGDSERVKDALAVVVDSCVKICEGQALDMGFEERLDVTEDEYMEMIYKKTAALIAAATKAGAIMGGASEREVEALEDYGKFIGLAFQIHDDYLDVVSDEESLGKPVGSDIAEGKMTLMVVKALEEASEEDRERLISILGSGDEGSVAEAIEIFERYGATQYAHEVALDYVRMAKERLEILEDSDARDALMRIADFVLEREH; encoded by the coding sequence ATGACGGAAGTATTAGATATTCTCAGAAAGTACTCTGAAGTGGCCGATAAGAGGATAATGGAGTGCATCAGCGACATAACACCTGATACGCTCCTTAAGGCATCAGAACACCTCATAACAGCAGGTGGTAAGAAGATAAGACCTTCACTTGCACTCCTTAGCTGTGAGGCTGTAGGCGGAAACCCTGAGGACGCTGCAGGGGTGGCTGCGGCCATAGAACTGATACACACATTCTCACTCATTCACGATGATATAATGGATGATGATGAGATGAGGCGAGGGGAACCCTCAGTCCATGTCATATGGGGTGAACCCATGGCCATACTTGCAGGGGACGTCCTCTTCTCCAAGGCCTTCGAGGCCGTCATCAGGAACGGGGACTCAGAAAGGGTGAAGGATGCCCTTGCAGTGGTGGTTGACTCATGCGTTAAGATATGTGAGGGCCAGGCCCTTGACATGGGCTTTGAGGAGAGGCTGGATGTCACAGAGGATGAGTACATGGAGATGATCTACAAGAAGACCGCAGCCCTCATTGCAGCAGCAACAAAGGCAGGTGCCATAATGGGGGGCGCATCAGAGAGAGAGGTTGAGGCCCTGGAGGACTACGGCAAATTCATCGGCCTCGCATTCCAGATACACGACGACTACCTGGATGTGGTGAGTGATGAGGAATCTCTGGGCAAACCTGTGGGCAGTGACATAGCAGAGGGCAAGATGACCCTCATGGTTGTAAAGGCCCTTGAGGAGGCATCAGAGGAGGACAGGGAGAGGCTCATATCGATCCTCGGATCAGGTGATGAGGGCAGTGTCGCTGAGGCCATAGAGATCTTTGAACGCTACGGTGCAACCCAGTATGCCCATGAGGTGGCCCTTGACTATGTGAGGATGGCCAAGGAGCGCCTTGAGATACTTGAAGACTCAGATGCAAGGGACGCACTCATGAGGATAGCTGACTTTGTACTTGAAAGGGAACACTAG
- a CDS encoding HEPN domain-containing protein yields the protein MGDEEILMEKAVRKLEAARTLCEHGFYGDAVSRAYYAMFFAARALLSRRNIYPKTHRGLISQFGLKFVKNGGFQKEIFDILLRAYEDREEADYGILSEIDQKEAIIIIKGALKFVEECKTFR from the coding sequence TTGGGTGATGAGGAAATTTTAATGGAAAAGGCAGTCAGGAAACTTGAGGCTGCCAGAACACTGTGCGAACATGGATTCTATGGAGATGCTGTAAGCAGAGCATACTACGCAATGTTCTTTGCAGCAAGAGCGCTGCTATCACGGAGGAACATTTACCCGAAGACTCACAGGGGATTGATTTCACAGTTTGGACTCAAATTCGTAAAGAATGGGGGATTCCAGAAGGAGATATTTGACATACTTCTGAGGGCATATGAAGATAGGGAAGAGGCGGATTATGGTATCCTTTCAGAAATAGATCAGAAAGAAGCAATTATTATAATCAAAGGAGCATTGAAGTTCGTGGAGGAATGTAAAACCTTCAGATAA
- a CDS encoding zinc dependent phospholipase C family protein: MKRGVSLILVLVLMLMPCSYAWKTVTHYDAAEAIYEKLPSSKRSKININAMIDGSNDPDEKFHDTVRHSFPRSFTEAKKWLDRGRSAYRSKNYRYASYCFGVASHYITDTFSAPHCVSGESSTLHNSYEKQATYLAPSISYVSGDIYSLMQRGYLNGRSDWSRWTKTKSSSIVQRDLNMGTSVAYRAINLAMN; the protein is encoded by the coding sequence ATGAAGAGGGGTGTGTCATTAATTCTCGTTCTCGTCCTCATGCTGATGCCATGCTCCTATGCATGGAAGACCGTCACCCACTATGACGCCGCTGAGGCCATCTATGAGAAGCTTCCATCCTCCAAGAGATCAAAGATCAACATTAACGCCATGATCGACGGATCCAACGACCCTGACGAAAAGTTTCATGATACTGTTAGGCACAGCTTTCCCAGAAGCTTTACAGAGGCTAAAAAGTGGCTTGACAGGGGTAGGAGTGCCTACAGAAGCAAGAATTACAGGTATGCCAGTTACTGCTTTGGTGTTGCAAGCCACTACATCACAGACACTTTCTCAGCACCTCACTGTGTAAGTGGAGAGTCATCTACACTCCATAACAGCTACGAAAAACAGGCCACGTACCTTGCACCCAGCATAAGCTACGTTTCAGGGGACATCTACAGCCTCATGCAGCGGGGCTACCTCAATGGAAGGAGCGACTGGTCAAGGTGGACAAAAACCAAAAGCAGCTCGATAGTCCAGAGGGACCTCAATATGGGGACCAGCGTAGCCTACAGGGCAATAAACCTTGCCATGAATTAA
- a CDS encoding RNase J family beta-CASP ribonuclease — protein sequence MSVEVIAIGGYEEVGKNMSAVKVGDDVVIFDMGIHLDRVHIHEDTDIARMHSLDLIERGVIPDDTLMKDVDGKVRAIVFTHGHLDHIGAVAKLAHRYQAPIIATPYTIALIERTIKAERKFNVLNTLQVLNAGEKCQISPGITLEFIQSTHSIPQSVIAALHTPEGIIVYALDFKFDDHQKISPPPDYHRLRELGRKGVLAMIVETTRANEKQEVKTHSEKVARIVLEDIMKNPLEERNGMIVTTFSSHMERIQAISDIASQSDRQMLLLGRSMERYCGLAEAMGILKLPENASIYGSPKAVNRALARAEAKREDYLLITTGHQGEPDALLPRIANAKTQFRIKRGDNVVISAPVIPNPMNVANRNLMERRLASSGARIYTNAHVSGHAGREDHRDFIRMLNPMHIIPAHGDLSMLSAYAEIAEEEGYKLGNDIHILRNGQAQVFNGGIR from the coding sequence TTGAGCGTAGAAGTAATAGCGATCGGCGGATACGAGGAAGTAGGTAAGAACATGTCCGCCGTTAAGGTGGGGGATGATGTTGTAATATTTGACATGGGGATTCACCTTGACAGGGTTCACATACATGAGGACACAGACATTGCAAGGATGCACAGCCTGGACCTCATAGAGAGGGGTGTCATACCCGATGATACCCTCATGAAGGACGTTGATGGAAAGGTCAGGGCAATAGTGTTCACACACGGGCACCTGGACCACATAGGGGCGGTTGCAAAGCTGGCCCACAGGTACCAGGCCCCCATAATAGCAACACCCTACACAATAGCACTCATAGAGAGGACAATAAAGGCAGAGCGAAAGTTCAATGTCCTAAACACACTCCAGGTCCTCAATGCAGGGGAGAAGTGCCAGATATCCCCTGGTATAACACTGGAGTTCATACAGTCAACCCACAGTATACCACAGTCAGTTATAGCAGCACTCCACACACCGGAGGGTATAATAGTCTATGCACTTGACTTCAAATTCGATGACCACCAGAAGATATCACCACCACCTGACTACCACCGCCTCAGGGAGCTTGGAAGGAAGGGCGTCCTGGCAATGATAGTTGAAACAACCAGGGCCAACGAGAAGCAGGAGGTCAAGACACACTCAGAGAAGGTTGCAAGGATAGTCCTTGAGGATATAATGAAGAACCCCCTTGAGGAGAGGAACGGGATGATAGTGACCACCTTCTCCTCCCACATGGAGCGTATACAGGCCATAAGTGACATAGCATCACAGAGCGACAGGCAGATGCTCCTCCTTGGAAGGTCAATGGAGAGATACTGTGGACTCGCAGAGGCCATGGGCATACTCAAACTCCCTGAGAATGCCAGCATATATGGAAGTCCAAAGGCTGTTAACAGGGCCCTTGCACGTGCAGAGGCAAAGCGTGAGGATTACCTCCTCATCACAACAGGTCACCAGGGGGAACCCGATGCTCTGCTGCCTAGGATAGCCAATGCAAAGACCCAGTTCCGGATAAAGAGGGGTGACAATGTGGTGATATCAGCCCCCGTCATACCCAACCCCATGAACGTTGCAAACAGGAACCTCATGGAGCGTCGCCTGGCATCAAGCGGTGCAAGGATCTACACAAATGCACACGTATCAGGGCATGCAGGTAGGGAGGACCACAGGGACTTCATAAGGATGCTCAACCCCATGCACATAATACCAGCCCACGGAGACCTCAGCATGCTCTCGGCCTACGCCGAGATAGCAGAGGAGGAGGGCTACAAGCTGGGTAACGACATACACATCTTGAGGAATGGACAGGCACAGGTATTTAATGGAGGTATCCGATGA
- the fni gene encoding type 2 isopentenyl-diphosphate Delta-isomerase, giving the protein MISDRKLEHLILCTSCDVEYRKSTGFEEIEMVHRAIPEINREKIDIGLDFLGKELSSPIMISAITGGHPAALKINRELARAAEELGIALGLGSQRAGVEHPEVEETYAIARKEAPSAMLVGNIGSSHIEYAERAVEMIDADALAVHLNPLQESIQPGGDVDSTGALESISSIVKSMDVPVMVKETGAGISSEDAIKLEACGVAAIDVAGAGGTSWAAVETYRADDRYLGELFWDWGIPTAASTVEVAESVNVPVIASGGIRSGLDAAKAIALGATMAGIALPVLEAAGQGYRAVIRVIERFNEALKTAMYLAGAETLDDLRNSQVIIMGRTREWLNERGFETIKYARR; this is encoded by the coding sequence ATGATTTCGGATAGAAAACTGGAGCATTTGATCCTGTGCACAAGCTGTGACGTGGAGTACAGGAAGAGCACAGGCTTCGAGGAAATTGAAATGGTTCACAGGGCCATACCTGAGATAAACCGGGAAAAGATAGATATAGGACTGGATTTCCTGGGTAAAGAGCTTTCATCACCCATAATGATAAGTGCAATTACAGGCGGGCACCCTGCAGCCCTCAAAATAAACAGGGAACTTGCAAGGGCCGCAGAGGAACTCGGAATTGCACTTGGACTTGGAAGCCAGAGGGCAGGTGTTGAACACCCTGAGGTTGAGGAGACCTACGCCATAGCAAGGAAAGAGGCCCCATCAGCAATGCTCGTGGGAAACATTGGAAGCTCCCACATCGAATATGCAGAGAGGGCAGTTGAGATGATAGATGCAGATGCACTCGCAGTGCACCTCAACCCCCTCCAGGAGTCAATACAACCCGGAGGCGACGTGGACTCAACCGGGGCCCTCGAATCCATATCATCAATTGTGAAGTCCATGGATGTCCCTGTAATGGTCAAGGAGACAGGCGCAGGTATATCCTCAGAGGACGCCATAAAACTTGAAGCATGCGGGGTGGCGGCCATAGACGTTGCAGGTGCAGGCGGAACCAGCTGGGCCGCAGTTGAAACCTACCGTGCAGACGACAGATACCTGGGTGAGCTTTTCTGGGACTGGGGAATACCCACCGCTGCAAGCACAGTGGAGGTTGCAGAGTCAGTAAACGTGCCTGTGATTGCATCAGGGGGTATACGAAGCGGACTTGACGCTGCAAAGGCCATAGCCCTAGGTGCAACAATGGCTGGAATAGCACTCCCGGTACTTGAAGCTGCAGGCCAGGGTTACAGGGCCGTTATAAGGGTAATTGAAAGGTTCAACGAGGCACTTAAAACCGCCATGTACCTTGCAGGTGCAGAAACACTTGACGATCTCAGAAATTCACAAGTCATAATAATGGGCCGAACCAGAGAGTGGCTAAATGAAAGGGGCTTTGAAACAATAAAATACGCCAGGAGGTAA
- the gltX gene encoding glutamate--tRNA ligase, with the protein MMVEDLVYRYALMNAVKHKGKANPGAVMGAVMSNEPELRKRAPEVKEAVQAAVEKVNSLKPEEQQSEMERLGLEIRERKQKKRQGLRNLPDVKGEVVLRFAPNPSGPLHIGHARAAILNHEYARRYDGKLILRIEDTDPRRVDPEAYDMIPSDLEWLGVEWDETIIQSDRMEIYYEYTERLIERGGAYVCTCTPEAFREFKNEGKACHCRDLGVRENLQRWREMFEMPEGSAVVRVKTDLQHPNPAIRDWVSMRIVEAEHPRTGTRYRVYPMMNFSVAVDDHLLGVTHVLRGKDHLANSEKQEYLYRHLGWEPPVFIHYGRLKMDDIALSTSGAREGIVEGKYSGWDDPRLGTIRAIARRGIRSDAIRKLMVEIGVKIADSTMSWKKIYGLNRNILEEEARRYFFAADPVRFEIEGLPGPIRVERSLHPDKPELGNRILELNGDVYLPRGDLREGPLRLIDAVNVIYSDGELRYHSEGIEEARELQAAMIHWVPAESALKAVVVMPDASEIEGVIEGDASELEVDDVVQLERFGFARVDSSGERLVFYYAHK; encoded by the coding sequence ATGATGGTGGAGGACCTCGTCTACCGCTACGCACTCATGAATGCTGTTAAGCATAAGGGAAAGGCAAACCCGGGCGCCGTCATGGGGGCCGTTATGAGCAATGAACCTGAACTCAGAAAGAGGGCCCCTGAGGTCAAGGAGGCTGTTCAGGCTGCTGTTGAGAAGGTTAACAGTTTAAAACCCGAAGAACAGCAGAGTGAAATGGAGAGGCTAGGTCTTGAGATCAGGGAGAGGAAGCAGAAGAAGAGACAGGGACTCAGGAACCTCCCTGATGTTAAGGGTGAGGTTGTACTGAGGTTCGCCCCCAACCCCAGCGGACCACTCCACATAGGCCATGCAAGGGCAGCCATCCTCAACCATGAATACGCCAGGAGGTATGATGGCAAACTAATACTCAGAATCGAGGACACCGACCCCCGAAGGGTTGACCCGGAGGCCTATGATATGATCCCCTCTGACCTGGAGTGGCTTGGTGTTGAATGGGATGAGACCATCATCCAGAGCGACCGAATGGAGATCTACTATGAGTACACAGAGAGGCTCATAGAGAGGGGCGGGGCATACGTATGCACATGCACCCCCGAGGCATTCAGGGAATTCAAAAATGAGGGGAAGGCCTGTCACTGCCGTGACCTGGGGGTCAGGGAGAACCTCCAGCGCTGGAGGGAGATGTTTGAGATGCCAGAGGGCTCAGCGGTTGTGAGGGTTAAGACAGACCTCCAGCACCCCAACCCCGCCATAAGGGACTGGGTTTCAATGAGGATAGTGGAGGCCGAACACCCCCGCACAGGTACACGCTACAGGGTGTACCCCATGATGAACTTCTCGGTTGCTGTGGACGACCACCTCCTCGGGGTGACCCATGTCCTAAGGGGCAAGGACCACCTTGCAAACAGTGAAAAACAGGAGTACCTCTACAGGCACCTGGGCTGGGAGCCCCCTGTATTCATACACTACGGGCGCCTTAAGATGGATGACATTGCACTGAGCACATCAGGGGCAAGGGAGGGAATAGTCGAGGGCAAGTACTCTGGCTGGGATGACCCCCGCCTTGGAACCATCAGGGCCATCGCAAGGAGGGGTATAAGGTCTGATGCAATAAGGAAACTCATGGTTGAGATCGGTGTCAAGATAGCAGACTCCACCATGAGCTGGAAGAAGATCTACGGCCTCAACCGCAACATCCTGGAGGAAGAAGCCAGGAGGTACTTCTTCGCGGCAGACCCTGTCAGGTTCGAAATAGAGGGGCTGCCAGGACCCATCAGGGTTGAAAGATCCCTGCACCCTGATAAACCTGAACTGGGTAACCGCATCCTCGAGCTGAATGGGGACGTGTACCTCCCCCGTGGGGACCTCAGGGAGGGTCCTCTCAGGTTAATAGATGCTGTTAACGTGATCTACTCTGATGGTGAACTCAGATACCACAGTGAGGGCATCGAGGAGGCAAGGGAGCTGCAGGCAGCCATGATACACTGGGTTCCAGCTGAATCAGCCCTCAAGGCAGTGGTCGTGATGCCTGACGCCTCAGAGATTGAGGGTGTCATTGAGGGAGATGCCTCAGAACTTGAGGTTGATGATGTGGTACAGCTTGAAAGATTCGGGTTTGCCAGGGTTGATTCATCAGGGGAGAGACTGGTATTCTATTATGCCCATAAATGA
- a CDS encoding FmdE family protein: MRRQYFIAFIVLLFAVTLTGSVSAADTSCEVGVDVKYEYADDNSQINPDIQEVTDENGTRINFTRTFDPAANITKILFTYGNITNTTRFTIKVRAPGYRELSHTFQLTDYGTKYAAYLSLRMNATDAYRLGREITRKADKILNLTKTGDVLVITTAGTAYYRNQTSEDVLEGILNQARGRVSYGKGNLLMLRKTRLDPLDFAFIVRKGNDLIVAYFKNASMTPLYVGTVSQNMTLTQYQALQKKLGSDTFPIASLANAWAIGLSPDILREAAFHGHVCLGTISGYAMIETLLKYYPATNEFGLPLEGVSYQVVGVPGGSDDDVFIYAMDATPGKRAYVGFNTTADTNIVGFIRWNSKTKTGTLIIMAYSQQELINKYKQETKATAVSELKFNAWAVKKLTTSPESLVKILYAFDNLTQDQVNYIMGYEPTKGNTTISAAGLDLNYILNQTNLVNATPANRTYITGNLTYGDLKNIGRLAAEKAVELFRAMGINLEKDDYHLFVLTSAGYVRINGQDTGAVWDGIFDVLGSRLSRKTLLPVHAPLWGQLKFDFCLINGTQKIIRSMYYNLTTGTFTVQSSANYIIQEVLPYDPPFDVLMGWLFHNHVCGGSSPGYLIADYIFQNYPRGENEKYIYVTTLDNCKDDILFMLLGVSAGQGTYSNQRLTTEETRLETEGGMNGMVGYIVVWDEKTNTGRVAIITWQGPRFAAGSNMYEEYIRLYKHDYSSPNLIALPTVSKAAERFINREELNILLSGGTGSMNALQYIFSIPANRTREDLIPVNNGGSQNGNQGGVPGIPGGSTGGSTGGLPSGSHGTAGHADYTPGAEHTASPADVNAASEVSEDSPMEAKRAYEVTNATSTSGGADSSWYVYGIVGVLVAAGLVAFGFVRGGAGK, encoded by the coding sequence ATGAGAAGACAGTATTTCATCGCTTTCATTGTTCTTCTCTTTGCTGTAACACTGACAGGTTCAGTGAGCGCGGCGGACACCTCATGTGAGGTAGGGGTTGATGTAAAGTACGAGTATGCCGACGACAACAGCCAGATAAACCCTGACATACAGGAAGTCACAGACGAAAACGGAACAAGGATCAACTTCACAAGGACCTTTGACCCGGCAGCCAACATAACAAAGATCCTCTTCACCTACGGGAACATCACAAACACCACACGGTTCACCATAAAGGTCAGGGCCCCCGGTTACAGGGAACTCTCACACACATTCCAGCTCACAGACTACGGGACAAAATACGCTGCTTACCTCTCCCTCAGGATGAACGCCACAGACGCCTACAGACTGGGAAGGGAGATCACCAGGAAGGCTGACAAGATACTGAACTTAACAAAAACAGGTGATGTCCTGGTTATAACAACAGCCGGAACAGCATACTACAGGAACCAGACATCAGAGGATGTCCTTGAGGGCATACTCAACCAGGCCCGCGGTAGAGTGAGCTACGGGAAGGGTAACCTTCTGATGCTCAGAAAAACACGCCTCGACCCCCTGGACTTCGCATTCATCGTAAGGAAGGGAAACGACCTCATAGTGGCATACTTCAAAAACGCCAGCATGACACCACTCTACGTTGGAACCGTGTCACAGAACATGACACTCACACAGTACCAGGCACTCCAGAAAAAACTCGGAAGCGACACATTCCCCATAGCAAGCCTTGCAAACGCATGGGCAATAGGACTATCACCTGACATACTCAGGGAGGCGGCATTCCATGGACACGTCTGCCTCGGTACCATCAGCGGATACGCAATGATAGAGACACTCCTAAAATACTACCCTGCAACCAATGAATTCGGACTTCCACTGGAGGGTGTCAGTTACCAGGTTGTTGGTGTGCCCGGTGGATCAGACGATGACGTATTCATATACGCCATGGACGCAACACCAGGTAAGAGGGCCTACGTTGGTTTCAACACAACGGCGGACACCAATATTGTTGGATTCATCAGGTGGAACTCAAAGACAAAGACAGGAACCCTCATAATAATGGCCTACAGTCAGCAGGAACTGATAAACAAATACAAACAGGAAACAAAAGCCACGGCGGTCTCTGAACTCAAGTTCAATGCATGGGCAGTTAAAAAACTCACAACAAGTCCCGAATCACTTGTGAAGATCCTCTACGCATTCGACAACCTCACACAGGACCAGGTCAACTATATCATGGGATATGAACCCACCAAGGGTAACACAACCATCAGTGCAGCCGGACTCGACCTCAACTACATACTGAACCAGACAAACCTTGTGAATGCAACACCGGCAAACAGGACATACATTACAGGAAACCTCACCTACGGTGACCTCAAAAACATCGGGCGCCTTGCAGCCGAGAAGGCCGTGGAGCTCTTCAGGGCAATGGGTATAAACCTTGAGAAGGATGACTACCACCTTTTCGTGCTGACATCCGCAGGTTATGTGAGGATCAACGGCCAGGACACAGGCGCTGTATGGGATGGAATATTCGATGTGCTGGGATCAAGGTTAAGCAGAAAGACACTCCTGCCTGTCCATGCACCGCTCTGGGGTCAGCTGAAGTTCGACTTCTGCCTAATCAACGGGACCCAGAAGATAATCAGGTCAATGTACTACAACCTCACAACAGGAACATTCACTGTTCAGAGTTCAGCGAATTACATAATCCAGGAGGTACTCCCCTATGATCCGCCATTCGACGTGCTAATGGGCTGGCTCTTCCACAACCATGTCTGTGGTGGAAGCTCACCCGGTTACCTCATAGCAGACTACATATTCCAGAATTATCCCCGGGGTGAGAACGAGAAGTACATCTACGTTACAACACTGGACAACTGTAAGGATGACATCCTCTTCATGCTCCTGGGGGTTTCAGCTGGACAGGGAACCTACTCCAACCAGAGGCTGACAACTGAGGAGACAAGGCTCGAGACAGAGGGCGGTATGAATGGAATGGTGGGCTACATAGTGGTATGGGATGAGAAGACCAACACAGGAAGGGTTGCAATAATCACCTGGCAGGGCCCACGCTTCGCAGCCGGATCCAACATGTACGAGGAATATATCAGGCTCTACAAGCACGACTACTCATCACCTAACCTGATAGCCCTGCCGACGGTCAGTAAAGCGGCTGAGCGATTCATAAACAGGGAAGAACTCAACATACTCCTCTCAGGGGGTACAGGGTCCATGAATGCGCTCCAGTACATATTCAGCATCCCAGCAAACAGGACACGTGAAGACCTCATCCCGGTGAACAATGGCGGAAGCCAGAACGGAAACCAGGGAGGAGTACCCGGCATTCCAGGCGGCTCCACAGGTGGTTCAACCGGGGGTTTACCCTCAGGTTCCCATGGTACCGCAGGCCATGCAGATTACACGCCGGGTGCTGAGCATACTGCTTCGCCGGCTGATGTGAATGCGGCATCTGAGGTTTCAGAGGATTCTCCCATGGAGGCTAAGAGGGCCTATGAGGTTACAAACGCAACCTCCACTTCTGGCGGCGCTGACTCCTCATGGTACGTTTATGGTATCGTGGGTGTCCTTGTGGCCGCTGGCCTCGTGGCCTTCGGTTTCGTGAGGGGCGGAGCTGGAAAGTGA